In the Tenrec ecaudatus isolate mTenEca1 chromosome 16, mTenEca1.hap1, whole genome shotgun sequence genome, one interval contains:
- the FOXN4 gene encoding forkhead box protein N4 — MIESDTSSRMAGIIQNSGQNHPPSPQEYRLLATTGEDDLPGDLQSLSWLTAVDVPRLQQMASGRLDLGSPGAPHPHPGALARAADLHVGAAPGPLLHGPVTMAAPGVLGLGPLANHGASMSPFPVGGPPSASLQEPQLYSLAAPPPFPFSQGQQCPPAGLYGSPFGARPPYPQPRMAGHSSQELHPKHYPKPIYSYSCLIAMALKNSKTGSLPVSEIYSFMKEHFPYFKTAPDGWKNSVRHNLSLNKCFEKVENKTSGSSRKGCLWALNAARIGKMEEEMHKGKRKDLAAIHRSMANPEELDKLISDRPESCRCPGKLGKPETSVLTRANPVAMAHSCLAIPQLPPQPLVTLSLQSVPLHHQTQSQAQLAPGSPAPAQTPPLHTLPDLSPSPLLHPTLGRAAVDFVNISTDMDPEVDALNPSIMDFALQGNLWEEVKDESFSLDALGAFGDAPLDCDLGGPGLTPISGGSHQSLSDLQVTGLYTAYSSPDRVAAPAATPSSQYLGTPGNKPIALL; from the exons ATGATAGAAAGTGACACCTCGTCCAGAATGGCAGGAATTATTCAAAACTCGGGGCAAAACCACCCCCCCTCTCCACAGGAATACAG GCTCCTGGCCACCACTGGCGAGGACGACCTTCCAGGGGACCTGCAGTCTCTGTCATGGCTCACGGCTGTGGATGTGCCGCGGCTGCAGCAGATGGCGAGTGGCCGGCTGGACCTGGGGAGCCCCGGTGCACCACACCCGCACCCAG GAGCCTTGGCAAGGGCAGCTGATCTACACGTGGGCgccgccccaggccccctgctccATGGGCCTGTCACAATGGCTGCCCCAGGCGTCCTGGGCCTAGGACCCCTGGCCAACCATGGAGCCAGC ATGAGCCCGTTCCCAGTGGGGGGCCCACCCTCTGCCAGCCTGCAGGAGCCACAGCTGTACTCCCTGGCTGCTCCACcacccttcccgttctcccaggGACAGCAG TGCCCCCCTGCGGGCCTGTACGGATCCCCATTTGGGGCACGGCCTCCATACCCCCAGCCGCGCATGGCTGGGCACTCATCACAGGAACTGCACCCCAAACATTACCCCAAGCCCATCTACTCCTACAG TTGTCTTATCGCCATGGCTCTGAAGAACAGCAAGACAGGCAGCCTGCCCGTGAGTGAGATCTACAGTTTCATGAAGGAGCACTTTCCCTACTTCAAG ACGGCCCCCGATGGGTGGAAGAACTCCGTGCGGCACAACCTGTCCCTGAACAAGTGCTTCGAGAAGGTGGAGAACAAGACGAGCGGCTCCTCGCGAAAGGGCTGTCTGTGGGCGCTGAACGCGGCGCGCATCGGGAAGATGGAGGAGGAGATGCACAAGGGGAAGCGCAAGGACCTCGCCGCCATCCACCGCAGCATGGCCAACCCGG aggAGTTGGACAAGCTGATCTCGGACCGCCCAGAGAGCTGCCGGTGCCCTGGCAAGCTGGGGAAGCCAGAGACCTCCGTGCTGACCCGTGCCAACCCGGTGGCCATGGCCCACAGCTGCCTGGCCATCCCCCAGCTCCCGCCCCAGCCCCTGGTGACCCTGTCCCTGCAGTCTGTCCCTCTGCACCACCAGACACAGTCCCAGGCACAGCTGGCTCCGGGCTCACCAGCCCCAGCTCAGACCCCACCCCTGCACACCCTGCCGGACCTGAGCCCCAGCCCCCTGCTGCACCCCACCCTGGGGCGGGCTGCCGTGGACTTCGTCAACATCTCCACCGACATGGACCCTGAGGTGGACGCACTGAACCCCAGCATCATGGACTTTGCTCTGCAAG GAAACCTCTGGGAAGAGGTAAAGGACGAGAGCTTCAGCCTGGATGCCCTGGGGGCCTTCGGAGATGCCCCACttgactgtgacctggggggccctggcctgaccCCCATCTCTGGCGGCAGTCACCAGTCCCTCTCAGACTTGCAGGTGACCGGCCTCTACACAGCATACTCCAGCCCGGACAGAGTGGCGGCCCCGGCGGCCACGCCCTCCTCCCAGTACCTGGGCACCCCAGGGAACAAGCCCATTGCCCTGCTGTGA